A window of Rhododendron vialii isolate Sample 1 chromosome 13a, ASM3025357v1 contains these coding sequences:
- the LOC131313235 gene encoding protein NDR1-like, with protein MPENLPSTPSPTTTMCDTKRFSLWVLQIVGLLGLLVFLLWLSLRPKQPTYTIINFSLPTSPVNQGGDNSTVSFELEIRNPNKDSDIYYDDMLLTFFYGEDTLGQKTIPSFYQKKDSTTQMFDHVDADPHVWKKLLGVISKATAELKVAVVTKIRYRMWGRKSKHHGINLHGRLPIGSDGKISGKKKKIRLHHKSMEWRKKGRNL; from the coding sequence ATGCCTGAAAACCTCCCCTCAACCCCATCCCCAACTACTACTATGTGCGATACCAAACGTTTCTCCTTATGGGTGCTCCAAATAGTGGGACTGCTGGGTCTCCTCGTGTTCTTGCTTTGGTTAAGTCTCCGCCCGAAACAACCAACATACACGATTATCAATTTCTCACTCCCAACTTCTCCGGTGAACCAAGGTGGCGACAACAGCACCGTATCATTTGAACTTGAGATCCGGAACCCTAACAAAGACTCTGATATTTACTACGACGACATGCTGCTGACATTCTTTTATGGGGAGGATACATTAGGGCAGAAAACCATACCTTCTTTCTACCAGAAAAAGGACAGCACAACCCAAATGTTTGACCATGTGGATGCAGATCCGCATGTCTGGAAGAAACTATTAGGTGTAATATCAAAGGCAACAGCAGAACTGAAGGTGGCTGTGGTTACAAAAATAAGGTACCGGATGTGGGGTCGTAAAAGTAAGCATCATGGTATTAACTTGCACGGTAGACTACCGATTGGTTCAGACGGGAAGATTtcaggtaagaagaagaagattaggCTGCATCATAAGTCCATGGAATGGAGAAAGAAAGGTCGCAATCTATGA
- the LOC131313518 gene encoding NDR1/HIN1-like protein 2, with amino-acid sequence MHSQDQVPVHINHQEDRQFRRHHTRHYYMQRVQESLAKRVSKLICGVFLTLLLIVGVIVFITWLSLRPHRPRFHVSDFSIPALALAQPSGFEDAQVIFNVTDRNPNQHIGIYYEAMQVTLYYQDQGIGGTSLLFPFYQGSKNTTVLYGVLSGATLTVNNGRWTEFQKDKAQGVVVFRLQLTSTIRFKVTTWKSKRHKMHANCDVGVGPDGSILAIYRDKRCPVYFS; translated from the coding sequence atgcactcgCAAGATCAAGTACCGGTTCATATAAACCACCAAGAGGACCGCCAATTCAGACGGCACCACACGCGCCACTACTACATGCAGCGCGTGCAAGAAAGCCTTGCCAAAAGGGTCTCCAAATTAATATGCGGGGTCTTTCTCACCTTGCTTCTCATCGTGGGCGTCATCGTGTTCATCACGTGGCTCAGCTTACGCCCGCACAGGCCCAGGTTCCACGTCAGCGACTTTTCGATCCCGGCCCTGGCCCTGGCCCAGCCGAGCGGGTTCGAAGACGCCCAGGTGATCTTCAACGTGACGGACCGCAACCCGAACCAGCACATCGGGATTTACTACGAGGCAATGCAGGTGACCCTGTACTATCAGGACCAAGGCATTGGCGGGACCTCCCTGCTGTTCCCGTTCTACCAAGGGTCGAAAAATACAACGGTGCTTTACGGCGTGCTGAGTGGGGCCACGTTGACGGTGAATAACGGGCGTTGGACGGAGTTCCAGAAGGACAAGGCACAGGGGGTGGTGGTCTTCCGTCTTCAGTTAACGTCGACCATCCGGTTCAAGGTGACCACGTGGAAAAGCAAGCGCCACAAGATGCATGCCAACTGTGATGTCGGGGTGGGCCCTGATGGTTCGATTTTGGCAATTTACAGAGATAAGAGATGCCCAGTTTATTTTTCGTAA
- the LOC131313614 gene encoding protein NDR1-like produces MIRRSTSKTPIAIYCWCFQVVLVLVLASVAAWVSLIPKSPSFAISDFRIPASNGTNSSVSHRGEVVTNTSLSFNLTISNPNKGTGIQYSDIHITLYYKGARIGTRPVIPGFYQSHKKSVSCSVLVNAGRQFWRGVGNGNIVVLRAGLETGVRYRILRWKTEKHRMDFEAFVIIDRQGRIDGEKTINLHRIPS; encoded by the coding sequence atgatTCGCAGAAGCACCTCAAAAACACCTATTGCAATCTACTGTTGGTGTTTCCAAGTTGTTCTAGTCTTGGTTTTGGCCTCAGTAGCAGCATGGGTAAGCCTAATACCCAAAAGTCCCTCCTTCGCCATTTCCGATTTCCGAATTCCAGCCTCCAACGGAACGAATTCTTCGGTTTCTCATCGCGGTGAAGTCGTCACGAACACTTCCCTCAGCTTCAATCTAACAATCTCAAACCCCAACAAAGGTACGGGAATTCAATACAGTGACATCCACATCACATTGTATTACAAAGGTGCTAGAATTGGTACGAGGCCTGTTATTCCCGGTTTCTATCAATCCCATAAGAAGAGTGTTTCTTGCAGCGTGCTAGTAAACGCCGGTCGACAGTTTTGGAGAGGGGTTGGCAACGGGAATATTGTGGTTTTGAGGGCGGGCTTGGAGACTGGAGTTAGATACCGGATTTTACGATGGAAGACGGAGAAGCACCGGATGGATTTCGAAGCATTTGTGATTATAGATCGACAGGGGAGGATAGATGGGGAGAAGACTATAAACCTACATCGCATACCAAGTTGA
- the LOC131313733 gene encoding peroxidase 5-like, producing MEAFLLAVLMLTLTLLVNRTVCQLEIHFYRNSCPLAEAIVHTVSRQLFAADPTLPAGLLRLQFHDCWTRGCDGSVLIDSTADNTAEKEAPPNLTLRGFDEIDTIKAAVEAQCPGIVSCADILAMAVREGCNFTGASAYDLLTGRLDGTISKLEEVNMPGPSFSIEQALQSFQAKGYTLDDMITLLGGHSMGFAHCGFFLDRLYNFLGTGEADPTMDPGTLQFLMSNCPISLETNTNVSADPKVNINQNTTAPFLLTNSFYQGLLNKKAVLQLDQELAFNATTLAMVIDYIAKPDTWRKKFAKAMIKMTTEEVLPAGEVGEIRLNCRVVNNPSPAAAPVNNPSPPAPPVNNPSPPSPVAAPVKNPSPAPAPRF from the exons ATGGAAGCTTTTCTCTTGGCTGTTCTAATGCTAACACTAACACTACTAGTAAACAGAACGGTATGCCAGCTAGAAATACATTTCTACCGAAATTCATGCCCACTCGCGGAGGCTATTGTCCACACTGTATCGCGGCAGCTTTTTGCCGCAGATCCAACTCTGCCGGCTGGTTTGCTCCGTCTACAATTTCATGACTGTTGGACTCGA GGATGTGATGGATCTGTTCTCATAGACAGCACAGCTGACAACACAGCAGAAAAAGAGGCTCCTCCGAATCTTACCTTGAGAGGATTCGACGAGATCGACACAATCAAAGCAGCAGTAGAGGCGCAATGCCCAGGGATTGTTTCATGTGCAGATATACTGGCAATGGCAGTACGGGAAGGCTGTAACTTTACCGGAGCATCGGCTTATGATCTACTAACGGGGCGACTAGATGGGACTATTTCCAAATTGGAAGAAGTTAATATGCCTGGGCCTTCTTTCTCTATTGAACAAGCTTTGCAGTCTTTCCAGGCCAAGGGTTATACTTTGGATGACATGATTACCCTGCTTG gtggTCATTCGATGGGGTTCGCTCATTGCGGCTTTTTCTTGGACCGCCTCTACAACTTTCTAGGAACCGGCGAGGCTGATCCAACCATGGATCCAGGCACCCTTCAATTCCTCATGAGTAACTGTCCAATATCATTGGAAACGAACACTAACGTAAGTGCGGATCCTAAGGTGAACATAAATCAAAATACAACCGCACCCTTTCTGCTAACCAACAGTTTCTACCAAGGACTGCTTAATAAGAAAGCAGTGCTTCAGCTGGATCAAGAGCTAGCGTTCAATGCGACTACTCTAGCGATGGTAATAGATTACATTGCAAAACCCGATACTTGGCGAAAGAAATTCGCCAAGGCGATGATTAAAATGACTACCGAGGAGGTTTTACCTGCTGGAGAAGTGGGGGAAATCAGGCTCAATTGCAGAGTAGTGAATAACCCAAGTCCAGCGGCAGCTCCAGTGAATAACCCAagtccacctgctcctccagtGAATAACCCAAGTCCCCCAAGTCCAGTGGCAGCTCCAGTGAAAAACCCAAGTCCAGCGCCGGCTCCAAGATTTTAG